The Setaria viridis chromosome 2, Setaria_viridis_v4.0, whole genome shotgun sequence DNA window AAAAGGGGCATATGTAGCTAGAGAGTAACAGTTAAGATGGTTCTTCAATCAAAGTAGAAAAATAAACCATGGAAGAAAACCGTTTTACCACCTCCGGTGAAATTAGAAGCCGCCTCACATTAAAACTCTGTAAACTTTGACTAACAGTGCGTAATGCACGTTAATTTTCAAAGCACTAGTATGTTCTAGAAGGTATGAACAGCATTCAAGCAAGATTGTCTTCTCCAAATTAATTGCGTGATGAAACCACTGCCCCTCTCTGGTGCAGTCCTGTAGAAAGGACCCTGATTGGGCGTTGGTACACGAGTGAGCTCATGACAGAGTAGTACTCCATCCTGTTCATCAGCACATCATCTGCAGTCTGCAGTCACGTAGCTATAGCTCCCAAAGAAAAACAAAGTTACATCCATGGCCGGCCGGTCTGGCTCGGAAAGCAGCAGCCCCCAGCCCCCCACCGGCGTTGCGTGCCTTTGCTACCTCTATATATTACTCCTAGGTCTCTCTCGAGACACGCACCCCTGCTTACTTAACACCCCAACTGGGTGCCTTGCCCTGTGgtcctctcctcctcgatcaACAACTTCTCCGGCCTCCTGGTCCTcgcacaccacaccacaccacacccaCCCTCCCGTCTCCTCTCCAcagcttctctctctctctctaacgcttgacaaggagagagaaaggcgTCTTGTAGCTGATCCgcccgggagccgggagcgcAGGCAAAAGCATGGAGCAATACGACGAGCTCTTTCCTTCCGCCTGCGTGGACTCCTCCTCCCCCATCATGGTGCCCAACGGTTCGTGTTCTTCGTACATCTCAATTTCTTAGCTAGTCTGTAGCCAGTTCTCTGCGAACGCAACTGTAGCTGTCAAGGGCATGCATGGAAATTGATGTGCTCTGTGCGTGCATATGTGTGtgcaggcggcgcggcgctgggGGAGCGGCCGAGAGCGCggcgcaggaggcggcgggcggcgaggtgcggcggcgacggcggcgagctggaCGGCGGAGGGGACCCCAAGAAGCGGCGGCTGAGCGACGAGCAGGTGGAGGCGCTGGAGCTGAGCTTCCGGGAGGAGCGGAAGCTGGAGACCGGCCGGAAGGTGCACCTGGCCGCCGAGCTCGGGCTCGACCCCAAGCAGGTCGCCGTCTGGTTCCAGAACCGCCGCGCCCGCCACAAGAGCAAGCTGCTCGAGGAGGAGTTCGGCAAGCTCAAGCAGGCACACGACGCCGCCATCCTCCACAAATGCCACCTTGAGAACGAGGTACCTGCCTGCTGCCCGGAACATCAGCCACACATGCATGCCCTGCTCCTAGCTAAATCTTGGTCCGAACAACACCTGCTAGCTCTTCTGTTCATGCCCATGGATTGACGGTGTTGGAGTGTGTATTAAGCATTCGTGggttcatgcatgcatggcaggTGATGAGGCTGAAGGAGAGGCTGGAGATCacggaggaggagctggcgcggCTCAGATCCGCCGCGGGGAGCCACGCCGTCTccggtgacggcggcgacgccatGGGCCGCGTCGTCTGCAGCGGGAGCCCGAGCTCGTCGTTCTCCACGGGCACATGCCAGCAGCCGGGCGTCCGCGATCACCTCGGGGACGACGACCTGCTCTATGTCCCTGACTATGCCTGCTACCCTGACAACAGTGTGGTCGAGTGGTTTAGCCTGTATGGACTGATGTAAGCGAAGCTATCAGTGATATGGTATGCCGCCAGATTAATTCTAGCTAGTCATCATAGTGTCATTGCCGTGTGCTGATTTCTAAGTGTGCGTGTTATTATGTACATAAACCAAGTTCTTAGTGGCAAAATATAGCCAGCTAGGTACTGCTAGTACTTGAATTTCAGATGATGTTGTGTTTACCCACATTGGTGTCTTTTGCTTGAGTAGCATCTAGCGCTAGTCTTTTCCATATGGGCTGATGAGCAAGTACTGTGCATGTGCTACCTGACAATCATCACATCCTTGCTGCGTGGGGAGATACATTTGAAAAGAGACCATCAAAATATACAATTTTGAAGTCCAGGTTGAACGGAATCCACATAGGCCTGAAAGGATGTAAATTGTAAAAGATAATAAAACATCACAGATTAAAGTGATTAAATCACCATATTCAGGTCACTGATCTACACTTCTGCGGCTTTTGTTTCCCCTGTACTTCTCAAGATTAGCCACTAGAGTAATTTCACTCTATCTTTAGAATGTATTTTCAATTCAATCATATGCTCCCCTTCTCTTCATGAAATATGTGCAAGCGTCCATCCTTAAAAAATGTTTTTGTTATATACTCCGtctattttaattattttaaattgtaagtcgtttggatttttttaatatatagtTTTGTTATGTATTGCatatctaggtgtataataaaagctatgtatttagaaaagctaaaacgacttacgatttaggacggaaggagtatataTCTCAGCTCCCGTTAGCTTTATAATAACTAAAATATAATGCTTCATCTCTCTTCCTGGTGTGTTTGTTAAGGTAGGGGCTTCTCGGCACCATCTTCCTCCTTTCAAGTCATGTCCTTCCTTATGACTAAATAATTAagcaagaaacaagatgtgGATAAAACAAGTTTCATCGTTACGCACTTTCACTGGCTCCTGCTGCTTCGTAGTAGATCTTCTGATCAAAGCACAATTTGTGACAGCTTTTGGAAAATAGATTACCTCATCCACTTCCGTCGCTCGTTGAAGAATAAAGCACAATTGTGACAGCGCTTGGAAAATAGATTACCTCATCCACTTCAGTCACTAGTTGAAGAATAAGGCTCTACGGAACGCTTGAAATACGTATTAGCACAAATTGCACCAAAAGTGTCAATGCGAATAATGGGAGTAATTTCAACTTTTTTAAGCAAAGTGGTAGAGTAGGTTTCATTTACCTTTGGAGCTTTCCTCAATTGTATTATGGCAAATTACAATTAGCAGAGGCCATACTATTGAATTCAAAAAAACAAAGCCCAATCAGGTAAGTACTCATCTATgtgaaaaataaagaaacagcACTATTGAATACACTTTGTTCATTTTGAGGACTTGAAATATCCACAACAATATCAGATAAAGCCTTTGACAAAATTCTCATGGATACACAGTTACGAGAGAAAAACATACTTACATCACTTACTTTCCCACCATGCCACGCATGAATTAGTGAGAGTAACTTCATTGTAGTaattaaattaaaattttatttttccaaaaaaataatgtTAGGCATTCTTAATTGCACATGTACAACGATGTGCAGCTGTAATTTTCTTGTTTTAGGAAAAGGCAATGAGGAGACTTGAAGAGAGCTTCCAAGTGCATAAAATATATGCTGTTATTATGAAAAATATGCGCACCAAAGTTTGGTTCAAACAACATATAAAACATCAATGAATCTATGCTAGCACATGCTAGTTAAGTAATGCAGAGTTTTCACCCCCGAGGATGGTAATTGCGTGATAGAAGGAAATATACTCTATATAAAGTGGAATCGACGGGATGTTTTGAGGTTGGTTGGCGGATAGTGTGGGATCCATGCGTGACATGTGGCATCCATTAAGTGTGGTTCCTTTATTTTTCACCCATTGAGAGAATCGATTTTCTACTTGGAAGCAGGTCATCCCATCATGTGTTTTCCAACCTCATTGTGATCTGTTCTCTCCGTTCCAAAAATTCTAGAACAAATTAATAATGATATGAAACGACATCTATTTATTAGTCATATTTGACAAATTGACTGGTGCATGCACATAACAAATGGGTAacaatgaaaagaaaattgcaGGACATTTTTTTTGCGGGCGGAGTGAGTATGACATGAATGTGCATGTTAACTATAATGTCACTATAGTAGCCTTGTAGTGGTCGCACGTCTACTGCCCCCCCCAAGTAGCAGTCCGAATGGGAATTCAAAATTAGAACTAACTATTCATGAAGTTTTATATGAAATACCTAGATTTTGGCAGAAACCAAGGAAAAAATCAGGGTAAAATTGTGGTGCATTCCGAGCGAGCATTAGCTTACGATAACTGAACAAATCTCAATACAGAGTTACAGGCGCAATGCATAGATCCAGCAAATAAATCCACCAAACGCATCGTCAACGAAAGCAACTAATGAAAGGCGCGGAAAAGATACGCCGGATAACGTGTACCGGCTAACCACGAACTGCCACGACGCCACCTTTCCACAAGGTGATATGTCATCATCCACCGTATACCGGATCGGCCGACCGATCGACCAAGTGCGAAAACACCATGCACGTCACCACCGAGATCGAGCGGGCGAGCGCAAATAAAGCTCAAGAAAGATCACGGTCAGTCCGTCGTCCGTCACGTCGCTCCATGTATCCCTGTCGTCGCGTTGGGTGGGTGCTCCGATCCGGCGTTTCTTCGTTCAGCTGTTCCTGGGCGAAAGCTGTCCCATACACAACTCACCGTCAGACGATTCAATCCGGACAGAGACGCCCGGGCGCTCTGGGTGGCTTCGGCGAAACTTGGGTAGAGTCGTGGAGATCGAAGAcgtctgtcttttttttttctttcccgaTACGAGGCGCACCCCATTTCCATTCACCGAACGGAAATTCCACAAGTCTGATACAAAGAAGAGATTTTTTTAGGAGTGATCTAGTCTACCTAAACTGATTCAGGAAGATAAACTAGTAAAAGGTTTCGACCTCCAGGATTCCCGGAGGAGAGACCACCAAACAACGTTACACTGACTTTCTCACACCCATTTTCAACGATCCTAACAGCAAAAGAACAACCAGAAAATTATTCCCTCGAACCCAGATTTCGACAGGAATCGTAGATGGTCTTGCTGGCGCTTTATTAAGCCTCTGTCTCTTCattcctcgtcgtcgtcctccctcTGCTCCCATGGTTCAGCCAGCAGCAGTCTTGCTTGCGGGGGAGCCTGTTGCGCCATTACCTTGTGGGCACATGGCAGCAAAGTCTTGACGACGTCTATCTGCAGCGGCGATGGTGCCGTGCAACTCGTCGCACTCTCGGCGTAGTCCCCGCCGGACGACGAGGCGCCGGGCCAAGAGGCGCCATTTAAGGTTAAGCGCCGGGTCGTCGAGCGATCGACACACAGGCCTGGACATGCCTGATATGGGAAAGCAAACGAGCGGACGCACCGAAGCAACGTCCGCGTCCACCGGGGGAGAGCCCGCCCAATTTCTCCCAGCGGATAAGGCCGCGATCGGTGACGGGCGGACGGACGCGACGCGACGGGCGCGACACAAAGCGGCCGGCCGGACGGTTGGCCAGGCGACTAGGCGAGGCCTGCGCCCTGCAGGAGCAGCGCAGCGGCGACGCAGGGGTAGGCAGGGCGAGCGAAAAGCCTGCGCCGGCGCGCGGCTTTGCGCTGCGCATGCACGGACCGCACCCGGATGCCTGCGCCCTGCTGCAGCGACGTCCTAGGCGCCTACACGGCTATGCCATCGGTCGGGGCGCCCACCGGCGGCCGGGCTAGCTCCGCTAGGGAGCCGGGGAGCCAAGTGTCGATCCGCGACTCCCCCGGTGCGCCCGACCTCCGGCGGCGCAGCCTATCAGTTGGTTCGTTCTACGAcggcgccccggccggccgcgggccTCGCGCGCGAGTGCGGGCCGCATGTGGAGAGCTACGGGAAAAGCCGGCTCGGCGTCGGAAATATCAGGGGACCTAGCGCGGTGGTAGGTGCCTGAGGCCCTCGCCCCTCGCCGGTGCTACCTCCGTGGGGCAGCTGCCTGCGTGCAGGCCCCGGCGGCCGAGAGCCACATGCATGGGCACGGCTGCTCCGTCCGTTCGGCTACGTGACGTTCTCTATTGGTTCAGCTGAGGCGTTCAGGTGCTCAAGTGCCCAAGTGGGCACCGGACCGGACCTCTCTCCTCGCGCTCCCGGTCCCGGGGCGGATAGCCTTATCCAAACAGTACTTGCGCGGTGTCGACGGCCCGCCGGCTGCGCGCCCCACCACGGGGGACCTCTGCCGCCGATCAGCCGATGCAACAGGAGATGCCCCCCATGACTTGTCAAGCAAGCGCCCATGCACGGCCGGCGCTGCCCCGAGCGCCGATCGAGCTGAGGCGTCGCAGGTAGAGTAGAGAGGGCCAGCAGCAGAGGCTGAGCGCGGCGACTGGCCCTCCAATCGACAGCGAACAGGCGCTCCGACAGAACACACATGGCGCCCCAGCCCTGGGACGTTCCTACGCCTACTCCTATTCCTCTTTATTTGGGGCGCTGCCTCAACTGTGGATCTCTGTCCCAGGTCTCCGACGAGGCAGTCTGTCCGGGGCGTACGTCCGGTCAGGACCATATCCTGCGCAAACGCTGCAACGGGCCACCGGCGTCGAGCCGTCGAGCGAGCGAGGGACACCGGCGGACACTGGCGACGTGTCGCTGTCACGAGCGCCGCTCGCTTGACACACGCGATCGGCTCGGCCGTCGAGGACCAGCCTG harbors:
- the LOC117842834 gene encoding homeobox-leucine zipper protein HOX14, encoding MEQYDELFPSACVDSSSPIMVPNGGAALGERPRARRRRRRAARCGGDGGELDGGGDPKKRRLSDEQVEALELSFREERKLETGRKVHLAAELGLDPKQVAVWFQNRRARHKSKLLEEEFGKLKQAHDAAILHKCHLENEVMRLKERLEITEEELARLRSAAGSHAVSGDGGDAMGRVVCSGSPSSSFSTGTCQQPGVRDHLGDDDLLYVPDYACYPDNSVVEWFSLYGLM